A region from the Deferrivibrio essentukiensis genome encodes:
- the rplD gene encoding 50S ribosomal protein L4 — translation MALVELKNLKNEKVGEIEINDAIISYPVKPWLMHEVVVKQLADKRAGTHATKNRAKITGGGRKPWKQKGTGRARAGSIRSPLWRGGATIFGPQPRDYSISMPKKKMRNALKSAFRAKIEDGSIEFLESLVVETGKTKEAAQVLKNFGADRRVLLVFDELEDSSIRAFRNIPKVKLLHLDGINVYDLINADKIFILQSCLPKLTEVLSK, via the coding sequence ATGGCTCTTGTAGAATTGAAAAACCTAAAGAATGAGAAGGTTGGAGAGATTGAAATTAATGATGCTATAATCTCTTACCCTGTAAAGCCTTGGCTTATGCATGAAGTAGTTGTAAAGCAACTTGCTGACAAAAGAGCAGGTACTCATGCGACAAAAAATAGAGCTAAAATTACAGGTGGTGGAAGAAAACCTTGGAAGCAGAAAGGTACTGGTAGGGCTCGTGCTGGTTCGATAAGATCCCCTTTATGGAGAGGTGGTGCGACTATTTTTGGTCCACAACCAAGAGATTATTCGATCAGTATGCCTAAGAAAAAGATGAGAAATGCATTAAAATCAGCTTTCAGGGCAAAGATTGAGGATGGTAGTATTGAATTTTTGGAATCTTTGGTTGTGGAAACAGGTAAAACCAAAGAAGCAGCACAAGTATTAAAAAATTTTGGTGCAGACAGAAGAGTCCTTTTAGTATTTGATGAATTGGAAGATTCATCAATTAGAGCTTTTAGGAATATTCCTAAAGTAAAACTTTTACATCTTGATGGAATTAATGTTTATGATCTTATTAATGCAGACAAAATATTTATCCTCCAGAGCTGCTTGCCAAAATTAACGGAGGTATTGTCCAAATGA
- the rplC gene encoding 50S ribosomal protein L3, with product MFKGIIGKKVGMTQIFMSDGTVIPVTVVEAGPCVVVQKKTVETDGYNALQLGFGKILKAKKVNKPMAGHFKKNNLEFFKFLKEFRTDNVGEFEVGQEIKVDIFTEGELVDVQGVSIGKGFQGVIKRHGFAGGPASHGSDFHRAPGSIGMCEFPGETLKGKKMPGRMGNKTVTTQGLKIAKVMADKNVLLIKGSVPGHKNGIIYIKKSTKSNN from the coding sequence ATGTTTAAAGGGATAATTGGAAAAAAGGTTGGAATGACCCAGATATTTATGTCCGATGGGACTGTAATCCCGGTTACAGTAGTTGAGGCAGGCCCTTGTGTAGTGGTTCAGAAAAAAACAGTTGAGACTGACGGCTATAATGCTTTGCAACTTGGTTTTGGCAAAATATTAAAGGCTAAAAAAGTCAATAAGCCTATGGCTGGCCATTTTAAGAAAAATAACCTTGAGTTCTTTAAATTTTTAAAAGAATTCAGAACAGACAATGTCGGAGAATTTGAAGTTGGCCAGGAGATAAAAGTAGATATTTTTACTGAAGGTGAACTTGTTGATGTACAGGGTGTAAGTATTGGTAAAGGATTTCAGGGCGTTATAAAAAGACACGGCTTTGCCGGAGGTCCTGCTTCTCACGGTTCTGATTTCCACAGAGCACCTGGTTCAATTGGTATGTGTGAGTTTCCGGGCGAGACCCTTAAGGGCAAAAAGATGCCTGGAAGAATGGGCAATAAAACTGTTACTACACAAGGATTAAAGATTGCCAAAGTAATGGCAGATAAAAACGTGCTGCTTATTAAAGGATCTGTACCAGGACATAAGAATGGTATTATCTATATAAAGAAAAGCACAAAATCTAATAATTAA
- the rpsJ gene encoding 30S ribosomal protein S10, with amino-acid sequence MSSQKIRIKLKGYDYKILDKAVRDIVNTAKRTGAKVIGPIPLPTRIEKFTIIKSPHVDKDGREQFEIRTHKRLVDIFEHNPQTIDALMKLELSAGVDVEIKL; translated from the coding sequence ATGAGCAGCCAGAAAATTCGCATTAAGCTCAAAGGCTATGATTATAAAATATTGGATAAAGCCGTAAGAGATATAGTTAATACAGCAAAAAGGACCGGTGCAAAAGTCATCGGTCCTATCCCCCTCCCTACAAGGATTGAGAAATTTACAATAATTAAATCTCCCCATGTAGATAAGGATGGTAGGGAACAGTTTGAGATTAGAACACACAAAAGATTAGTGGATATTTTTGAACACAATCCGCAGACGATAGATGCACTAATGAAACTTGAGTTGTCTGCAGGTGTGGATGTAGAAATAAAATTATAA
- the tuf gene encoding elongation factor Tu — translation MAKQKFERKKPHVNVGTIGHVDHGKTTLTAAITSVLAHKGLAEFVDYGNIDKAPEERERGITIATAHVEYESEKRHYAHVDCPGHADYVKNMITGAAQMDGAILVVSAADGPMPQTREHILLARQVGVPYIVVFMNKVDMVDDEELLELVELEIRDLLSTYEFPGDDIPIIKGSALKALENPTDEKWAGAILELVQALDDYVPEPQRDIDKPFLMPIEDVFSISGRGTVVTGRVEKGVVKVGDEVEIVGIKETQKTVVTGVEMFRKILDEGVAGDNVGVLLRGIKKDEVERGQVLAKPGSITPHRRFKCEAYILTKEEGGRHTPFFSGYRPQFYFRTTDVTGVVTLPEGVEMVMPGDNISCEVNLIQPIAMDQGLRFAIREGGRTVGAGVVTEIIE, via the coding sequence ATGGCAAAGCAGAAGTTCGAAAGGAAGAAACCTCACGTTAATGTAGGAACGATAGGTCACGTTGACCATGGTAAGACTACATTGACAGCAGCTATTACCTCAGTTTTGGCACATAAGGGTTTGGCTGAGTTTGTAGATTATGGTAATATTGACAAGGCTCCTGAGGAGCGTGAGAGAGGTATTACTATTGCTACAGCGCATGTTGAGTATGAGAGTGAGAAGCGTCACTATGCACACGTAGACTGTCCTGGTCACGCTGACTATGTAAAGAACATGATTACAGGTGCAGCGCAGATGGACGGAGCTATATTGGTAGTAAGTGCAGCAGATGGTCCTATGCCACAGACAAGAGAGCATATACTTTTGGCACGTCAGGTAGGAGTTCCTTATATTGTAGTATTTATGAACAAAGTAGATATGGTAGATGATGAGGAGCTTTTAGAGCTTGTCGAGCTTGAGATTAGGGACTTATTGAGTACATATGAGTTTCCTGGAGATGATATACCAATTATCAAAGGTAGTGCATTGAAGGCGTTGGAGAATCCAACAGATGAGAAGTGGGCTGGAGCGATTCTTGAGCTTGTTCAGGCATTGGATGATTATGTACCTGAGCCACAGAGAGATATTGATAAGCCTTTCTTGATGCCGATAGAGGATGTTTTCAGTATATCAGGTAGAGGAACAGTTGTAACAGGTAGAGTTGAGAAGGGTGTAGTTAAGGTTGGAGATGAAGTAGAGATAGTAGGTATTAAGGAGACTCAGAAGACGGTAGTAACTGGTGTAGAGATGTTCCGTAAGATACTTGATGAAGGTGTAGCAGGGGATAATGTTGGTGTACTTCTTAGAGGAATTAAGAAGGATGAGGTAGAGCGTGGTCAGGTATTGGCTAAGCCTGGTAGCATTACACCGCATAGAAGATTTAAGTGTGAGGCATATATATTGACTAAGGAAGAAGGTGGTCGTCATACGCCATTTTTCAGTGGATACAGACCACAGTTTTACTTCAGGACGACAGATGTAACTGGAGTAGTTACATTGCCTGAGGGAGTAGAGATGGTAATGCCTGGAGATAATATAAGCTGTGAAGTTAATTTGATACAGCCGATAGCAATGGATCAGGGATTACGCTTTGCGATTCGTGAAGGTGGTAGAACAGTTGGTGCTGGCGTAGTTACTGAAATAATAGAATAA
- the fusA gene encoding elongation factor G has product MARKYPLDKQRNIGIMAHIDAGKTTTTERILYYTGVNYKIGEVHDGAATMDWMEQEKERGITITSATTQCFWNNHRINIIDTPGHVDFTIEVERSLKVLDGAVAVFCAVGGVEPQSETVWRQADKYHVPRIAFINKMDRVGADFYNVVEMMRDRLGARPLPIQLPWGAEDSFEGVIDLVKMKAISWKGDQLGAKFEYVDIPAELAEKAEEYRKNLIETVCEADEALMEKYFEGEELTEEEIKAGLRKGTINLMFNPVLCGTAFKNKGVQPLLDAVVDYMPSPLDVPAIKGVNPITGEEEVRESDDDAPFAALAFKILTDPYMGQLTYFRVYSGHLEAGSYVLNSTKDKKERVGRLLKMHANKREEIKEIYAGDICATVGLKYTTTGDTLCAEDKPVILESMEFPDPVISVAIEPKTKADQEKLSSALNKLAQEDPSFRVKVDEETGQTIISGMGELHLEIIVDRLVREFKVEANVGNPQVAYREAIKKKVNQEGKYIKQSGGRGQYGHVWLEVEPLEAGKGFEFVNKIVGGTIPKEYIPAVEKGVQEACESGVLAGFPVVDVKVTLYDGSYHEVDSSEMAFKIAGSMCFKEAMRKANPVLLEPIMKVEVVVPDEYMGDVMGDLSSRRGRIEGMEARGNAQVVRCNVPLKEMFGYATVLRSLTQGRATYTMIFDHYEEVPTNIAEEIIKSKG; this is encoded by the coding sequence GTGGCAAGAAAGTACCCACTTGACAAGCAGCGCAATATTGGGATTATGGCCCATATTGATGCTGGAAAAACGACAACTACAGAGAGAATTTTATATTATACAGGTGTAAATTATAAGATTGGTGAAGTCCATGACGGTGCAGCCACTATGGACTGGATGGAGCAGGAGAAGGAAAGAGGGATTACTATTACTTCTGCGACTACACAGTGCTTTTGGAATAATCATAGGATAAACATCATTGATACTCCGGGGCACGTTGACTTTACAATTGAGGTTGAGAGATCGCTTAAGGTATTGGACGGTGCCGTTGCAGTATTTTGTGCTGTTGGCGGTGTTGAGCCTCAGTCTGAGACAGTTTGGCGTCAAGCTGACAAGTATCATGTTCCTCGAATTGCTTTTATAAATAAAATGGATAGAGTTGGTGCTGATTTTTATAATGTTGTTGAAATGATGAGAGATAGGCTTGGTGCCAGACCTCTTCCTATTCAGCTTCCTTGGGGTGCTGAGGATTCCTTTGAGGGTGTAATTGATCTTGTTAAGATGAAAGCAATTTCTTGGAAGGGTGACCAATTAGGTGCAAAATTTGAATATGTTGATATTCCTGCTGAATTAGCTGAGAAGGCAGAAGAGTATAGAAAAAATCTTATTGAAACTGTTTGTGAGGCAGATGAAGCTCTTATGGAAAAATATTTCGAAGGTGAAGAGCTTACTGAAGAGGAGATTAAAGCAGGATTAAGAAAAGGTACTATAAATTTGATGTTTAACCCTGTGCTTTGTGGTACGGCATTTAAAAATAAAGGTGTACAACCGCTACTTGATGCAGTGGTTGATTATATGCCATCACCTCTTGATGTGCCTGCAATAAAAGGTGTCAATCCGATAACTGGCGAAGAAGAGGTTAGAGAGTCTGATGATGATGCACCATTTGCTGCATTAGCGTTTAAAATTTTGACAGACCCTTATATGGGGCAGTTAACTTACTTTAGGGTGTATTCGGGCCATCTTGAAGCAGGAAGCTATGTTTTGAATTCAACTAAAGATAAAAAAGAAAGAGTTGGTCGTCTGCTTAAGATGCATGCTAATAAAAGGGAAGAGATTAAAGAGATTTATGCGGGTGATATTTGTGCGACGGTAGGTTTAAAATATACTACTACCGGTGATACTTTGTGTGCTGAAGATAAACCCGTAATTCTCGAGTCTATGGAATTCCCTGACCCTGTTATATCTGTTGCTATCGAGCCTAAGACAAAAGCTGACCAGGAAAAACTTTCCAGTGCACTTAACAAATTGGCTCAGGAAGACCCTTCTTTCAGAGTTAAGGTTGATGAGGAAACAGGTCAGACAATTATTTCTGGTATGGGTGAGCTTCACCTTGAGATTATTGTTGATAGACTTGTAAGAGAGTTTAAAGTAGAGGCGAATGTTGGTAATCCGCAGGTTGCCTACCGTGAAGCGATTAAGAAGAAAGTAAATCAAGAAGGTAAATATATTAAGCAATCAGGTGGTCGTGGTCAGTACGGCCATGTTTGGCTTGAGGTTGAGCCACTTGAAGCTGGGAAAGGTTTTGAGTTTGTCAACAAAATCGTGGGTGGTACTATTCCTAAGGAATATATACCTGCTGTTGAAAAGGGTGTACAAGAAGCGTGTGAAAGCGGTGTGTTAGCCGGTTTCCCTGTTGTTGATGTTAAAGTTACGCTTTATGACGGTTCTTACCACGAAGTTGACTCTTCTGAAATGGCTTTTAAGATTGCCGGTTCGATGTGTTTTAAAGAGGCAATGAGGAAGGCAAATCCTGTGCTTTTGGAGCCTATTATGAAAGTTGAAGTTGTTGTCCCAGATGAGTATATGGGGGACGTTATGGGTGACTTGAGCTCAAGAAGAGGAAGAATTGAAGGTATGGAAGCTCGCGGTAATGCTCAGGTTGTCAGATGTAATGTTCCTTTGAAAGAGATGTTTGGATATGCAACAGTTTTAAGATCTCTTACTCAGGGTAGAGCTACTTATACAATGATATTTGATCATTATGAGGAAGTACCAACAAATATTGCTGAAGAAATAATAAAGAGTAAAGGTTAG
- the rpsG gene encoding 30S ribosomal protein S7 — protein MARRRVAKKREVLPDPLYGEVLVTKFINSLMYDGKKSVAEKIFYSALEIIKNKTQEEGIEVFKKAIDNVKPLLEVKSRRVGGATYQVPIEVRADRKQALAIRWIINASRARKEKTMDERLAGEFMDAAANKGASVKKREDTHKMAEANKAFAHFRW, from the coding sequence ATGGCTAGAAGAAGAGTAGCTAAAAAAAGAGAGGTTTTGCCTGATCCTTTATATGGAGAGGTTTTAGTGACAAAATTTATCAACTCTCTTATGTATGACGGCAAGAAATCTGTTGCAGAGAAAATATTCTATTCTGCACTTGAGATTATTAAGAATAAGACTCAGGAAGAAGGTATTGAAGTATTTAAGAAAGCTATTGATAATGTTAAGCCGCTTCTTGAAGTTAAATCAAGAAGAGTTGGTGGTGCAACTTATCAGGTGCCAATTGAGGTAAGGGCTGATAGAAAGCAGGCTCTTGCAATTAGATGGATTATCAATGCATCTAGGGCTAGAAAAGAGAAGACTATGGATGAAAGGCTTGCTGGCGAATTTATGGATGCCGCAGCTAATAAAGGTGCATCTGTTAAGAAGAGAGAAGATACTCATAAGATGGCTGAAGCTAACAAGGCTTTTGCACATTTTAGGTGGTAA
- the rpsL gene encoding 30S ribosomal protein S12: MPTLNQLVRKGRAVVESKTKSPALKENPQKRGVCVRVYTTTPKKPNSALRKVARVRLTNGVEVTAYIPGIGHNLQEHSVVLVRGGRVKDLPGVRYKIIRGTLDAGGVQNRKKSRSKYGAKRPK; this comes from the coding sequence GTGCCAACGTTGAACCAACTTGTTAGGAAAGGTAGAGCTGTGGTGGAGAGTAAAACAAAATCGCCTGCTCTTAAGGAAAATCCTCAGAAAAGAGGTGTTTGTGTTAGGGTATATACTACCACACCAAAGAAACCAAACTCTGCTCTTAGGAAAGTTGCCAGGGTAAGGTTAACAAATGGAGTAGAGGTTACTGCATATATTCCTGGAATCGGACACAATTTGCAGGAACACTCTGTTGTATTGGTGAGAGGTGGTAGGGTAAAAGACTTACCTGGTGTTCGTTATAAGATTATTCGTGGAACGCTTGATGCTGGCGGGGTACAGAATAGGAAAAAAAGTCGCTCTAAATACGGGGCTAAAAGACCAAAGTAG